A single region of the Gephyromycinifex aptenodytis genome encodes:
- a CDS encoding DUF3817 domain-containing protein, with protein sequence MTPATVFKRLAFAEAVTWTLLIIGMVLKYVTHTTDLGVQVFGLVHGVVFLSYVIATVAIWIDQQWRVSTGVLGLFSSVIPYATVWFERLVESRGLLSGAWRVTGDVEQLTGAEKVLSRALARPVLACVLAVLLVAALTAFLLYLGPPTSWGRA encoded by the coding sequence GTGACCCCTGCAACTGTGTTCAAACGGCTCGCGTTTGCCGAGGCGGTGACGTGGACCCTGCTGATCATCGGCATGGTGCTCAAGTACGTCACGCACACCACCGACCTGGGGGTGCAGGTCTTCGGGCTGGTGCACGGAGTGGTGTTCCTCAGCTACGTGATCGCCACGGTCGCGATCTGGATCGATCAGCAGTGGCGGGTCAGCACCGGCGTGCTGGGCCTGTTCAGTTCCGTCATCCCCTACGCCACGGTGTGGTTCGAACGCCTCGTGGAGTCACGCGGCTTGCTCTCTGGAGCCTGGCGCGTGACCGGAGATGTCGAGCAGCTCACCGGCGCCGAGAAGGTCCTGTCGAGGGCGTTGGCGCGCCCCGTGCTTGCGTGCGTGCTCGCGGTGCTCCTCGTCGCGGCGTTGACGGCCTTCCTGCTCTACCTGGGTCCGCCGACCTCCTGGGGTCGGGCCTGA
- a CDS encoding FAD-dependent oxidoreductase, producing MTTAKQHGTSDHGAAGQRRRVAIVGAGPSGLYAAQELANQDQVPVEVDVYDRLPTPYGLLRYGVAPDHESIRGVATTLARVFESEHIRFLGLVDFGNDVAREELLAAYDAVIYAAGASEDLRMNVPGESLPGSRSAREFVAWYGGHPDARAQDLAGVRSVVAVGVGNVAVDVARILTKHPEDLESTDMPRQVLDELHRHTVADVWVIGRRGPQHASFTTKELRELLAVPDLAVTVNAGAFEGIEDADLDRRTRANVAALQAAATREVPQARTRLHFLFWRRPVAVTGEEQVSGMTVERTALDAAGGVTGTGEFSELPADLVLRAIGYRGVPLPGVPFDMEFGIIPNDEGRVLTEDGHRLRREYVVGWIKRGPIGVIGTNKSDAAQTVRHLCQELQEAPHDERASLDLDRHLAERGFRPSTFEDWRRIDEAEQSRGQGQGRDRSKIEAWQELLDLVTRERPGGPPTPADEHAQARPQEVGGPR from the coding sequence ATGACTACAGCGAAGCAGCACGGCACGAGCGATCACGGCGCGGCTGGGCAGCGGCGACGGGTAGCCATCGTCGGGGCGGGACCTTCTGGGCTCTATGCCGCGCAGGAACTGGCCAACCAGGATCAGGTGCCGGTCGAGGTGGACGTGTATGACCGTCTGCCCACCCCGTACGGGCTCCTTCGCTATGGCGTGGCACCTGACCACGAGAGCATCCGCGGAGTGGCCACCACGCTGGCCCGGGTGTTCGAATCCGAGCACATCCGCTTCCTCGGGCTGGTCGATTTCGGCAACGACGTCGCGCGTGAAGAATTGCTGGCCGCCTACGACGCGGTGATCTACGCCGCCGGGGCCAGCGAAGACCTACGGATGAACGTCCCGGGTGAGTCCCTGCCCGGCAGCCGCTCGGCCCGTGAATTCGTCGCGTGGTACGGCGGGCACCCGGACGCGCGAGCCCAAGACCTAGCCGGGGTGCGCTCCGTGGTTGCCGTCGGCGTCGGGAACGTGGCGGTGGACGTGGCGCGCATCCTGACCAAGCACCCCGAAGACCTGGAAAGCACTGACATGCCCCGGCAGGTGCTGGACGAACTGCACCGTCACACCGTCGCTGACGTCTGGGTGATCGGGCGACGCGGACCGCAACATGCCAGCTTCACCACCAAGGAACTTCGCGAGCTCCTGGCAGTGCCCGACCTGGCCGTGACGGTGAATGCCGGGGCTTTCGAGGGCATCGAGGATGCCGACCTCGACCGGCGCACCAGGGCCAACGTGGCGGCCCTGCAAGCTGCGGCCACGCGGGAGGTGCCGCAGGCGCGGACCCGCCTGCACTTCCTGTTCTGGCGACGCCCGGTCGCCGTCACCGGCGAGGAGCAGGTCAGCGGGATGACGGTGGAACGCACCGCCCTGGATGCCGCCGGAGGGGTCACCGGAACGGGTGAGTTCAGTGAACTGCCCGCCGACCTGGTCCTACGCGCCATCGGCTATCGCGGCGTTCCGCTGCCCGGGGTTCCCTTCGACATGGAGTTCGGCATCATCCCCAACGACGAGGGCCGCGTTCTGACCGAGGACGGGCACCGGCTGCGCCGGGAGTACGTTGTGGGTTGGATCAAACGCGGTCCGATCGGGGTCATCGGAACCAACAAGTCCGACGCCGCGCAGACGGTGCGGCACCTGTGTCAGGAGCTGCAGGAGGCGCCACACGACGAGCGCGCCAGCCTCGACCTGGACCGCCACCTCGCCGAACGCGGCTTCCGGCCCTCGACCTTCGAAGACTGGCGCCGCATCGACGAGGCCGAGCAGAGCCGCGGTCAGGGCCAAGGCCGGGATCGCAGCAAGATCGAAGCCTGGCAGGAACTACTGGACCTGGTGACCAGGGAACGCCCCGGCGGCCCGCCCACCCCGGCCGATGAGCACGCTCAGGCCCGACCCCAGGAGGTCGGCGGACCCAGGTAG
- a CDS encoding glutamine--tRNA ligase/YqeY domain fusion protein encodes MATPDTPAPASDFVRDAVRRDIEAGTYGGRVQTRFPPEPNGYLHIGHAKAICVDFGIAQEFGGVCNLRFDDTNPDTEDVEYVDSIKADIEWLGFTPNTVVFASDYFEQLYSWAELLIEKGLAYVDEQDGETISAQRGGYGNPGVESPHRDRPAQENLTEFRKMRAGEYPDGSRVLRAKVDMQHENMQLRDPVMYRIRRAHHHRTGDSWCIYPTYDWAHGQSDAIEGVTHSLCTLEFDSHRPLYDWYLEQLPLPFEKPVQREFARLELTHTVTSKRRLLALVRDGILEGWDDPRMPTISGLRRRGYPAGAIREFCSYVGLTRTNSRHDIELLESFVRRELNTTSQRRMAVLRPLKLVITNWPTNPDGSPVVEHFDVVNNPENPQDGTRSVPFTGKLFIEQDDFAEVPPPKFFRLSPGREVRLRGAYLVTCTDVVKDEAGTITQVNVTMDPESRGGSAPDGRKVKSTMHWVSAPHAVPATVHLYDRLFTAPAPGEATGDAMDDLNPNSREVLSAMVEPALAEAAPGQVVQFERLGYFAHDTHTPMLFHRTVGLRDEWAAIQKRQQKG; translated from the coding sequence ATGGCCACTCCCGATACCCCCGCCCCCGCCAGCGACTTCGTCCGCGACGCCGTGCGTCGCGACATCGAGGCAGGGACCTATGGCGGCCGGGTTCAGACCCGCTTCCCTCCGGAACCGAACGGGTACCTGCACATCGGGCACGCCAAGGCGATCTGCGTCGACTTCGGCATCGCGCAAGAGTTCGGCGGGGTGTGCAACCTGCGCTTCGACGACACCAACCCCGACACCGAAGACGTCGAGTACGTCGACTCCATCAAGGCCGACATCGAATGGCTCGGGTTCACACCCAACACCGTCGTGTTCGCCTCGGACTACTTCGAGCAGCTCTACTCCTGGGCCGAGTTGCTCATCGAGAAGGGCCTGGCCTACGTCGACGAACAGGACGGGGAAACGATCTCGGCCCAGCGCGGCGGCTACGGCAACCCCGGCGTGGAGTCCCCCCACCGGGATCGCCCGGCCCAGGAGAACCTGACCGAGTTCCGCAAGATGCGCGCCGGTGAATATCCCGACGGTTCCCGCGTGCTGCGAGCCAAGGTCGACATGCAGCACGAGAACATGCAGCTGCGCGACCCCGTCATGTACCGGATCCGCCGCGCCCACCACCACCGCACCGGCGACTCCTGGTGCATCTACCCCACCTACGACTGGGCGCACGGGCAGAGCGACGCCATCGAAGGCGTCACCCACTCGCTGTGCACGCTGGAGTTCGACAGCCACCGGCCGCTGTACGACTGGTACCTCGAGCAACTCCCGCTGCCTTTCGAGAAGCCGGTGCAGCGCGAGTTCGCCCGCCTCGAACTCACCCACACCGTCACCTCCAAGCGGCGGCTGCTCGCTCTGGTGCGCGACGGCATCCTCGAAGGCTGGGACGACCCCCGGATGCCGACCATCTCCGGCCTGCGTCGACGCGGCTATCCGGCCGGCGCCATCCGCGAGTTCTGCTCCTACGTGGGCTTGACCCGCACCAACAGCCGACACGACATCGAACTGCTCGAATCGTTCGTGCGTCGGGAACTCAACACCACCTCTCAGCGGCGGATGGCAGTGCTGCGCCCGCTCAAACTCGTCATCACGAACTGGCCCACCAACCCCGATGGCTCCCCCGTCGTGGAGCACTTCGATGTCGTCAACAACCCGGAGAACCCCCAGGACGGCACCCGCAGCGTGCCGTTCACGGGCAAGTTGTTCATCGAACAAGACGACTTCGCCGAAGTCCCCCCGCCGAAGTTCTTCCGTCTCTCCCCCGGGCGCGAGGTGCGCCTGCGCGGGGCCTACCTCGTGACGTGCACCGACGTGGTCAAGGACGAGGCCGGCACCATCACGCAAGTGAACGTGACGATGGACCCGGAATCACGTGGCGGCAGCGCCCCCGACGGGCGCAAGGTCAAGTCGACGATGCACTGGGTCTCGGCGCCGCACGCCGTGCCCGCTACCGTGCACCTGTACGACCGGCTCTTCACCGCACCCGCCCCCGGTGAAGCCACCGGCGACGCGATGGACGACCTCAACCCGAACTCCCGCGAAGTCCTCTCCGCGATGGTCGAACCGGCACTGGCTGAGGCCGCGCCCGGGCAGGTCGTGCAGTTCGAGCGCCTGGGTTACTTCGCCCACGACACCCACACTCCGATGCTCTTCCACCGCACGGTGGGGCTGCGCGACGAGTGGGCCGCGATCCAGAAGCGGCAACAGAAGGGCTGA
- the metA gene encoding homoserine O-acetyltransferase MetA → MPVTIPRDLPARATLREENIFTMSQERADHQDIRPLHIAMVNLMPTKVNTETQVLRLLSNTPLQVHVSLLRMSSHESKNTASEHLDAFYTTFDQVRDQKFDGLIITGAPIELMPFEEVDYWDELCEIMDWSAQHVFSTLHTCWGAQAGLYRHFGVGKHALPEKMFGIFDHDVHLPNSPIVRGFDAVFPAPHSRHTGIEVAAIEAADGLELVASSPQAGVYLVSSSDQRQLFVTGHPEYERDTLLGEYQRDISRGLDINVPANYFPDDDPTRTPRMTWRSHAFLLYANWLNYYVYQRTPFDRDSIPSTGAMNGHGDD, encoded by the coding sequence ATGCCCGTCACCATCCCCCGTGATCTTCCGGCCCGCGCCACTTTGCGGGAGGAGAACATCTTCACGATGTCCCAGGAGCGGGCCGACCATCAGGACATCCGGCCGCTGCACATCGCGATGGTCAACCTCATGCCGACGAAGGTCAACACCGAGACCCAAGTGTTGCGGTTGTTGTCGAACACGCCGCTGCAAGTGCATGTGAGTCTGCTGCGGATGAGTTCGCACGAGTCGAAGAACACCGCCTCGGAACATCTGGACGCGTTCTACACGACGTTCGACCAGGTGCGGGATCAGAAGTTCGACGGCCTCATCATCACCGGCGCCCCCATTGAGCTGATGCCGTTCGAGGAGGTCGATTACTGGGACGAGCTGTGCGAGATCATGGATTGGAGTGCGCAGCACGTCTTTTCGACGCTGCACACCTGCTGGGGCGCGCAAGCAGGCTTGTACCGGCACTTCGGTGTCGGTAAGCATGCGCTGCCGGAGAAGATGTTCGGCATCTTCGATCACGACGTGCACTTGCCGAACTCACCGATCGTGCGGGGTTTCGACGCGGTGTTCCCGGCGCCGCACTCGCGTCACACCGGGATCGAGGTGGCCGCCATCGAGGCTGCAGACGGGTTGGAGCTGGTCGCCTCATCCCCGCAGGCAGGGGTGTACCTGGTTTCCAGCAGCGACCAGCGACAACTGTTCGTGACCGGCCACCCCGAGTATGAGCGGGACACCCTGCTAGGGGAGTACCAGCGCGACATCTCACGGGGCCTGGACATCAACGTGCCCGCGAACTATTTCCCGGACGACGACCCCACCCGCACCCCGCGGATGACGTGGCGGTCGCACGCGTTCCTGCTGTACGCGAACTGGCTGAACTACTACGTCTATCAGCGCACCCCGTTCGACCGTGACTCGATCCCCAGCACTGGCGCGATGAACGGCCACGGCGACGACTGA
- a CDS encoding NAD-dependent malic enzyme — protein MSSTSTSPAYSVRARVRLADRPGTLGHIAVAIGEAGGNINALEGFVMKTAYLEEDFIIYCSSVEHQQQVRAAIESVEGAQIIEWEDRTHKLHEAGKIRVTSSVEVNTMNQLAMAYSPGVARVCTTIAQDVSQSFEYTIRKNTVAVVSNGTAVLGLGDIGPEAAMPVMEGKAQLFKRFGDVDAFPICLRTKDTEEIIAIVKALEPTFGGINLEDIAAPEAFEIEERLVQEMNIPVFHDDQHGTAIVTVAGLENALRIVGKKHEDLKVVVAGVGAAGVAVSKMLMAAGVSNLIGVDRQGAVHTGREDLNTSKQWFAENTNPDKIAGSITDVITGADVFIGLSGPNLLTVEDVRSMASDPIVFAMANPDPEIRPELIKDIAAVIATGRSDFPNQINNVLAFPGIFRGALDAGATTITENMKLAAARAIADVVGEDLHPQFIVPTAFDHRVAPAVAAAVAQAAREDGVCR, from the coding sequence ATGTCTTCGACGTCCACCAGCCCCGCCTATTCCGTCCGCGCCCGTGTCCGCCTGGCTGACCGCCCAGGCACCCTGGGCCACATCGCCGTAGCCATCGGCGAGGCCGGCGGTAACATCAACGCCCTCGAGGGATTCGTCATGAAGACGGCCTACCTCGAAGAGGACTTCATCATCTACTGCTCGAGTGTCGAGCATCAGCAGCAGGTGCGCGCTGCGATCGAGTCGGTCGAGGGTGCACAGATCATCGAGTGGGAAGACCGCACCCACAAGTTGCACGAGGCCGGCAAGATTCGCGTGACGTCCTCGGTCGAGGTCAACACGATGAACCAGCTCGCGATGGCCTACTCCCCCGGCGTCGCCCGGGTGTGCACCACGATCGCCCAGGATGTGTCGCAGTCCTTCGAGTACACGATCCGCAAGAACACCGTCGCCGTGGTCTCCAACGGGACCGCCGTGCTCGGGCTGGGCGACATCGGCCCGGAGGCCGCCATGCCGGTGATGGAGGGCAAAGCGCAACTGTTCAAGCGGTTCGGCGACGTCGACGCGTTCCCGATCTGCCTGCGCACCAAGGACACCGAAGAGATCATCGCGATCGTCAAGGCGTTGGAGCCGACCTTCGGAGGCATCAACCTGGAAGACATCGCCGCCCCGGAGGCGTTCGAGATCGAAGAGCGGCTCGTCCAGGAGATGAACATCCCGGTCTTCCACGACGACCAGCACGGAACGGCGATCGTCACCGTGGCAGGCCTGGAGAACGCGCTGCGCATCGTCGGCAAGAAGCACGAGGACCTCAAGGTCGTCGTCGCTGGGGTCGGCGCTGCGGGGGTCGCGGTTTCCAAGATGCTGATGGCTGCCGGGGTGAGCAACCTGATCGGCGTGGACCGGCAGGGCGCCGTGCACACCGGGCGTGAGGACCTGAACACCTCCAAGCAGTGGTTCGCCGAGAACACCAACCCGGACAAGATCGCTGGCTCTATCACCGACGTCATCACCGGTGCCGACGTGTTCATCGGTCTTTCGGGCCCCAACCTGCTCACGGTCGAGGACGTGCGCAGCATGGCTTCGGACCCGATCGTGTTCGCGATGGCCAACCCAGACCCGGAGATCCGCCCGGAACTCATCAAGGACATCGCCGCCGTCATCGCGACTGGTCGCAGCGACTTCCCCAACCAGATCAACAACGTGCTCGCCTTCCCCGGCATCTTCCGGGGCGCGCTGGATGCCGGCGCCACCACCATCACGGAGAACATGAAGCTCGCTGCGGCGCGCGCCATCGCCGACGTGGTCGGGGAGGACCTGCACCCGCAGTTCATCGTTCCGACAGCGTTCGACCACCGCGTCGCACCCGCCGTGGCGGCTGCGGTGGCGCAGGCGGCGCGGGAGGACGGCGTGTGCCGTTGA
- a CDS encoding NUDIX hydrolase: protein MPAPEINFCRRCGASMVPGIPPMEDRERAMCPSCDYIDYVNPVNVVGTVPVWDDGTGQLKILLCRRAIEPRLGFWTLPAGFLEVGETCEDGAWRETWEESGAQVEMQGLYAVLDVVQAAQVHLFYRARIVEANGLQPGPETLENRFVTVEEIPWDEIAFSSVRWVLQAWVRDAKRGSFGVHAETITWELLSGPHPDAAES, encoded by the coding sequence ATGCCAGCTCCGGAGATCAACTTCTGTCGGCGTTGCGGTGCCAGCATGGTGCCGGGTATCCCACCGATGGAGGACCGGGAGCGGGCCATGTGCCCGTCGTGCGACTACATCGACTACGTGAACCCGGTCAATGTGGTGGGCACCGTCCCGGTCTGGGACGACGGGACCGGGCAGCTGAAGATCCTGCTGTGCCGAAGGGCGATCGAACCGCGCCTGGGGTTCTGGACCCTGCCGGCTGGCTTCCTCGAAGTCGGCGAGACCTGCGAGGACGGCGCCTGGCGCGAGACTTGGGAGGAGTCCGGGGCTCAGGTCGAGATGCAGGGGCTGTATGCCGTCCTGGACGTGGTGCAGGCCGCGCAGGTGCATCTCTTCTACCGCGCCCGCATCGTCGAGGCTAACGGGCTGCAGCCTGGGCCGGAGACGTTGGAGAACCGGTTCGTCACGGTCGAGGAGATCCCGTGGGACGAGATCGCCTTCTCCTCCGTGCGGTGGGTTCTGCAGGCGTGGGTGCGTGACGCTAAGCGCGGCTCTTTCGGCGTACACGCCGAAACCATCACCTGGGAGTTGCTGAGCGGCCCTCATCCCGACGCTGCCGAGAGCTGA
- a CDS encoding MFS transporter, which produces MPLNTLTPSPAPTAPPRAGLREWLALFVLILPVLVVSLDNTALSFAVPQLSAALNPSGAGLLWIVDIYPLMLAGLLMTMGMLGDKVGRRRLLLIGTAGFGLVSLYAAFAPDALHLIAARALLGVFGAMLMPSTLSLLRNVFVNDDERRLAIAVWASGFAGGSALGPIVGGWLLEHFWWGSIFLVSVPPVFILLVAAPFLLPESRNPNAGRLDPVGVLMSIFAMLPLVFGIKHVAAQGLDPVAIASLGFGALVGAAFVHRQIHRPDPLLDLRLFTRPVFAASVAANFMSVFAFAGLIFYMSQHLQFVEGKAPLEASMSLIPGAIASIAMGLLAVSLAKVVPVRHLVPLGILLASGGYLLGTTLHVGSPGIVIVLVFALVGAGAGLAETLTNDAILASVPPERAGAASGISETAYELGAALGVAVLGSLLTWRYRAFLVLPAGLPAETEAAAKNTIGSAMSKAPELSPVLESSLVEATRRAFESGVALTSAVGAVVTLLTALGVWFVLYCDHRRSQSPTS; this is translated from the coding sequence ATGCCGCTGAACACCCTCACCCCCAGCCCCGCCCCAACCGCGCCGCCTCGCGCAGGCCTGCGCGAGTGGCTGGCGTTGTTCGTTCTCATCCTCCCGGTGCTCGTGGTCAGTCTTGACAACACCGCACTGTCGTTCGCGGTCCCGCAGTTGTCTGCCGCGCTGAACCCCAGCGGGGCCGGCCTGTTGTGGATCGTCGACATCTACCCGCTGATGCTCGCCGGGCTGCTCATGACGATGGGGATGCTGGGCGACAAGGTTGGGCGGCGGCGCCTACTCCTCATCGGAACGGCAGGCTTCGGGCTCGTCAGCCTCTATGCGGCGTTCGCCCCCGACGCGCTGCACCTCATCGCGGCCCGCGCACTGCTCGGGGTCTTCGGTGCAATGCTCATGCCCTCCACCCTGTCGCTGCTGCGCAACGTCTTCGTCAACGATGACGAACGGCGCCTGGCCATCGCGGTATGGGCCTCCGGTTTCGCAGGCGGGTCAGCGCTGGGGCCGATTGTCGGCGGCTGGCTCCTGGAGCACTTCTGGTGGGGTTCGATCTTCCTGGTCTCAGTGCCGCCAGTGTTCATCCTGCTCGTGGCCGCACCTTTCCTGCTGCCCGAATCGCGTAACCCGAATGCAGGCCGCCTGGACCCCGTCGGCGTCCTGATGTCCATCTTCGCGATGTTGCCGCTCGTCTTCGGGATCAAACACGTTGCGGCGCAAGGCTTGGACCCGGTCGCGATCGCTTCGCTCGGTTTTGGTGCGCTGGTCGGCGCCGCCTTCGTGCACCGCCAGATCCACCGCCCAGACCCGCTGCTGGACCTGCGCCTGTTCACCCGTCCCGTCTTCGCCGCGTCGGTCGCCGCGAACTTCATGAGCGTCTTCGCCTTCGCCGGGCTGATCTTCTACATGTCCCAACACTTGCAGTTCGTTGAAGGCAAGGCTCCGCTGGAGGCGAGCATGTCGCTCATCCCCGGCGCGATCGCCTCTATCGCCATGGGCCTGCTGGCGGTATCCCTGGCAAAGGTCGTGCCGGTGCGCCACCTCGTGCCACTGGGCATCCTGCTGGCCAGCGGCGGCTACCTACTCGGCACCACCCTGCATGTCGGCTCCCCCGGGATCGTCATCGTCCTGGTGTTCGCCCTCGTCGGCGCCGGTGCCGGACTGGCCGAGACGTTGACAAACGACGCCATCCTGGCCTCCGTGCCACCCGAGCGCGCCGGTGCCGCCTCAGGCATCTCCGAGACCGCCTACGAATTGGGTGCCGCCTTGGGCGTGGCCGTTCTGGGCAGCTTGCTCACCTGGCGCTACCGGGCCTTCCTGGTGCTACCCGCGGGCCTGCCGGCCGAGACCGAGGCCGCCGCCAAGAACACCATCGGCAGCGCCATGAGTAAGGCCCCGGAGTTGTCGCCGGTGCTGGAATCGAGCCTGGTCGAGGCCACCCGTCGCGCTTTCGAGAGCGGGGTCGCTCTGACCTCGGCCGTGGGCGCAGTCGTGACGTTGCTGACCGCGCTCGGCGTCTGGTTCGTGCTGTACTGCGACCACCGGCGCTCGCAGTCGCCTACGAGCTAG
- a CDS encoding TetR/AcrR family transcriptional regulator yields MSSTRDRIIDALQEVLAQDGPEGATLEAVAAAAGISKGGLLYHFKSKEALFNGLLERLRELGALDVQRCRASHDGPVAAYLRSSSVVGDEYTSTVLAALRLTGTRALDVESAVSASLDSWGPMLLEAVGDPVLARLVQLVGDGLYLHALFGEEATALDRQVISRLVEQAATAAG; encoded by the coding sequence ATGAGCAGCACCCGGGATCGAATCATCGACGCGCTGCAAGAAGTCCTGGCCCAAGACGGCCCAGAGGGGGCCACGCTGGAAGCGGTCGCGGCTGCGGCCGGGATCTCCAAGGGTGGTCTGCTTTACCACTTCAAGAGCAAAGAAGCGCTCTTCAACGGTCTGTTGGAGCGGCTGCGCGAGCTGGGGGCCCTTGATGTCCAGCGATGCCGCGCCTCGCACGATGGGCCGGTCGCGGCCTACCTTCGTTCCTCGAGTGTGGTGGGCGATGAATACACCAGTACGGTCCTGGCGGCTCTTCGGCTGACCGGCACCAGGGCCCTGGATGTGGAAAGCGCAGTGTCGGCCTCGCTGGACTCCTGGGGGCCGATGCTGCTGGAAGCTGTCGGCGACCCGGTGCTGGCCCGACTGGTGCAACTTGTCGGGGACGGGCTGTATCTTCACGCCCTCTTCGGGGAAGAAGCCACGGCGCTGGATCGCCAGGTCATCAGTCGTCTGGTCGAGCAAGCCGCCACCGCGGCAGGGTAA
- a CDS encoding Glu/Leu/Phe/Val dehydrogenase: protein MTHESRFDPWTSHQVITISDESVGLRAVIALDDLRLGPGFGGVRMRPYSDAYAAIDEAQRLARAMTFKHALAELPYGGAKSVIVDDGRARDADARRALFERFGDAVAATGGRYIPGVDMFTTLADMAVIRSRGATVYCADADPSPWTARGVFAAMKAGAAGVLQASSLDGLVVAVQGVGSVGADLARLAAADGARLVVADIDPQRAATVAEEVGGSVASVEQVATTACDIFAPCAVARVITPSVIPALSCRLIVGAANDTLDSPECDELLRERGITFVPDYVANAGGVIHEHARALAWAQADLERAVEAIGRRVTGLIEEAGPGGSLVGAALERGRRRLRAAHD from the coding sequence ATGACGCACGAGAGCCGGTTCGACCCCTGGACCTCCCATCAGGTCATCACGATCAGCGACGAGAGCGTCGGGTTGCGTGCCGTCATCGCGCTGGACGATCTTCGCCTGGGGCCCGGTTTCGGCGGCGTGCGCATGCGCCCCTACTCCGATGCGTATGCCGCTATCGATGAGGCACAGCGCTTGGCGCGCGCGATGACGTTTAAGCACGCCCTGGCGGAGTTGCCGTACGGGGGCGCGAAGTCGGTGATTGTCGATGACGGTCGGGCCCGTGACGCCGATGCTCGCCGCGCATTGTTCGAGCGGTTCGGGGACGCGGTCGCGGCCACCGGGGGCCGGTACATTCCCGGGGTCGACATGTTCACCACGTTGGCCGACATGGCGGTCATTCGCTCGCGCGGCGCGACCGTGTACTGCGCCGACGCTGACCCTTCGCCGTGGACAGCGCGCGGTGTGTTCGCGGCGATGAAAGCAGGCGCCGCTGGTGTGCTCCAGGCGTCGTCGTTGGACGGGCTCGTCGTCGCAGTGCAGGGCGTCGGCAGCGTCGGTGCGGACCTGGCGCGGCTGGCTGCCGCAGACGGCGCCCGGCTCGTCGTCGCCGACATCGACCCACAGCGGGCTGCCACCGTCGCCGAGGAGGTCGGCGGGTCGGTCGCGTCCGTGGAGCAGGTCGCCACGACGGCATGCGACATTTTCGCGCCCTGCGCGGTGGCACGCGTCATTACGCCGAGCGTCATACCGGCACTGAGCTGCCGGCTCATCGTCGGGGCAGCCAACGACACTCTGGACTCGCCCGAATGCGACGAGCTGCTTCGGGAGCGTGGCATCACATTTGTGCCTGACTACGTGGCCAACGCGGGTGGCGTCATCCACGAGCATGCCCGGGCGCTGGCGTGGGCGCAGGCCGACCTCGAACGCGCAGTCGAGGCCATCGGCCGTCGCGTCACCGGCCTCATCGAGGAGGCCGGACCCGGTGGCAGCCTCGTCGGTGCAGCGCTGGAGCGCGGTCGCCGCCGGTTGCGCGCCGCCCACGACTAG
- a CDS encoding nuclear transport factor 2 family protein has protein sequence MSADPSSVHLYYRLVDAGDVDGLVALFSPTTIYRRPGYEPLVGRDALRAFYEGARVIEEGAHDVEHTVVGADSVAVHGHFRGTLKDGSRVSLRFADFYTFDTDGLFATRDTFFFAPMV, from the coding sequence ATGAGTGCCGACCCGAGCAGCGTCCACCTGTACTACCGACTCGTCGACGCAGGCGACGTCGACGGACTCGTCGCGTTGTTCTCACCGACGACGATCTACCGCCGCCCCGGCTATGAGCCGCTGGTTGGCCGCGATGCACTTCGGGCGTTCTACGAGGGCGCGCGGGTCATTGAGGAAGGCGCGCACGACGTCGAACACACCGTCGTCGGCGCGGACTCGGTAGCGGTGCACGGCCACTTCAGGGGGACGCTGAAAGACGGCTCGCGCGTCTCGCTACGGTTCGCGGACTTCTACACCTTCGACACGGACGGCCTGTTCGCCACCCGCGACACATTCTTCTTCGCTCCCATGGTCTGA